In one Candidatus Hepatincola sp. Av genomic region, the following are encoded:
- a CDS encoding pyrimidine reductase, producing the protein MQIYYIAINLANITFSTSNIILIVVGFMPRNKKIFPIDDIKLTSIYEDIPSNYNYLPLNSTKIQAVYGSSLLLPPLNSDRPLIVSSFVESIDGKITYKNSNGGTLIANSNFKDKKGGLADFWLMNMLRAVSDAVVIGSSMLHECIDSVAYIYDNDLEKDRLINNKPAMPMNILPTLTGHSIDYNNKIFQQEDLSLLIVSTKQGIKHVKKHLLCPYIEIIVDDLHHLNYTVTNTIGKVLIVGVGEKLIDNHLFLKILKKMGINLISVEASYYFHNLLQDKLVDEIFLNYSGIYLGGEHISIAEKAKGFSVDNHPHCRILSLKMHSPYFIYTRQKFEYN; encoded by the coding sequence TTGCAAATTTATTATATTGCAATTAATCTTGCTAATATAACATTTAGTACAAGTAACATAATTTTAATAGTTGTAGGTTTTATGCCACGTAATAAAAAAATTTTTCCCATTGATGATATTAAACTAACTTCTATTTATGAGGATATCCCAAGCAATTATAACTATTTACCCTTAAATTCTACTAAAATTCAGGCAGTTTATGGATCTTCTTTACTATTACCACCTTTAAACAGTGATAGACCATTAATAGTATCATCTTTTGTAGAATCTATTGATGGAAAAATTACTTATAAAAATTCAAATGGAGGAACTTTAATTGCTAACAGTAATTTTAAAGATAAAAAAGGTGGGTTAGCAGATTTCTGGTTAATGAATATGCTAAGGGCAGTATCCGATGCTGTAGTTATTGGTAGTAGTATGTTACATGAATGTATAGATTCTGTGGCTTATATTTATGATAACGACCTAGAAAAAGACCGCCTTATAAATAATAAACCAGCAATGCCAATGAATATTCTACCAACTTTAACAGGGCATAGCATAGATTATAATAATAAGATTTTTCAACAAGAAGATTTATCTTTATTAATTGTTAGTACTAAACAAGGTATTAAGCATGTTAAAAAACATTTACTTTGCCCTTATATAGAAATTATTGTAGATGATTTGCATCACCTAAATTATACTGTAACAAACACCATAGGTAAGGTTTTAATAGTAGGGGTAGGAGAAAAATTAATAGATAATCATCTATTCTTAAAAATCTTAAAAAAAATGGGAATTAATTTAATCTCAGTAGAAGCCTCATATTATTTTCATAATTTACTACAAGATAAGTTAGTAGATGAAATCTTTTTAAATTATTCTGGTATTTACTTAGGTGGGGAACATATAAGTATTGCTGAAAAAGCTAAAGGTTTTTCAGTTGATAACCACCCTCATTGTAGAATTTTAAGCCTAAAAATGCACTCACCATATTTTATTTATACTCGGCAAAAGTTTGAATATAATTAA
- a CDS encoding respiratory nitrate reductase gamma subunit: MYFALFILLPYMCIALCLFGLLQKLIMIYKKYINKNNSPNSKLYTYNHKSNSIKYILYLILLHFLGYVLIKCTFILFGISGNNLNNITTLIQGIVIAIFLTILTYKVVYNRIKNSIKIIGNIYNNLLLILVVIHIFVGYIGIMFINDELDKKATSTMLSHYYDSLLSLDMNSYTYLLNLNFITLIHLVLGFLFLALVPYTKLMEDIFMMPVSIYNLTLRKKI, encoded by the coding sequence ATGTACTTTGCTTTATTTATACTCTTACCTTATATGTGTATTGCCCTTTGCTTATTTGGGCTATTACAGAAATTAATTATGATCTACAAAAAATATATTAATAAAAATAATAGCCCGAATAGTAAATTATATACCTACAACCATAAAAGTAATTCTATAAAATACATTTTATACTTAATCTTGTTACATTTTTTAGGGTATGTGTTAATAAAATGTACTTTTATTCTATTTGGTATTTCTGGCAATAACTTAAATAATATAACAACTTTAATACAAGGTATTGTGATTGCTATATTTTTAACAATATTAACATATAAGGTAGTTTATAATAGAATAAAGAACAGTATAAAAATTATTGGTAATATATATAATAACTTATTGCTAATATTGGTAGTTATTCATATTTTTGTTGGGTATATAGGTATTATGTTTATTAATGATGAATTAGATAAAAAAGCCACATCAACTATGCTATCCCATTATTATGATAGTTTGCTCTCTTTAGATATGAATTCTTATACCTACTTATTAAACCTAAATTTTATAACATTAATCCATTTAGTATTAGGTTTTTTATTTTTAGCTCTAGTTCCTTATACAAAACTTATGGAAGATATATTCATGATGCCAGTTAGTATTTATAACCTTACATTAAGAAAAAAAATATAA
- the ctb gene encoding Group 3 hemoglobin ctb has product MNQGYINQKYNNFTNENLYDMSARFVDKLLNSEHKELATIFTRVITNKEAHIKKVASLWQDIYIKKIKDKRESERHAHHTNISIGLMNAWLEEFQASANEVFDEKHSNIIVTRAKKIAEDTHMLKE; this is encoded by the coding sequence ATGAATCAAGGTTATATTAATCAAAAGTACAATAATTTCACCAATGAAAACTTATATGATATGTCAGCACGTTTTGTTGATAAACTTTTAAACTCCGAACATAAAGAGCTAGCTACTATATTTACAAGAGTTATAACTAACAAGGAAGCTCACATAAAAAAAGTAGCCAGCCTATGGCAAGATATTTATATTAAGAAAATTAAAGATAAACGTGAAAGTGAAAGGCATGCTCACCATACTAATATTTCTATAGGCCTTATGAATGCATGGTTAGAAGAATTTCAAGCTAGTGCTAATGAGGTTTTTGATGAAAAACATAGCAATATCATAGTTACAAGGGCTAAAAAGATTGCTGAAGATACACATATGCTAAAAGAATAA
- a CDS encoding D-alanyl-D-alanine carboxypeptidase has protein sequence MKISKIIVVLSCIFCVTKGYAFNFPDSDSNNTNVVIDYNSGQILVDKNKDQKMYPASLTKLMTLYILFEKIDKGEIKFTDKIKVSRAAARQEPTKLGLPAGSTIMVKDAIVAVIVKSANDMAYAIAEHVEHGNYKKFIKDMNTKAVQLGLANTHYVNANGLHNNNQYTTAYDMAKLARALMIHYNSYYSLFSVPSFSWKRRTYSSTDHLLEYHGVDGIKTGYTRKSGFNLVSSAQNDNTRIIAVVMGFRSHQSRDEYMKTLIDQSLILAYNNRKFSVPYAVKPTFLKNTNGESLAYVSHTKTPNQEISTINYDSNNLYAIEKVSQVIKLTNSDKVAISPYVKSSSRKHTYHQKGRYQVQVGAFSSYHSALSTAYNTLLIKGTNKLHLAKKNVLVNKKNSYYVARFGKLTKSQANQTCKVLHNKGKDCLVVMV, from the coding sequence ATGAAAATTAGCAAAATTATTGTTGTTTTAAGCTGTATTTTTTGTGTAACTAAGGGCTATGCTTTTAATTTTCCAGATAGCGATTCTAACAATACTAATGTAGTAATAGACTATAATAGTGGGCAGATTCTTGTAGATAAAAATAAAGATCAAAAAATGTATCCCGCCTCTTTAACTAAACTAATGACCTTATATATTCTCTTTGAAAAAATAGATAAAGGTGAAATTAAATTCACCGATAAAATTAAAGTTTCTCGTGCTGCTGCTAGGCAAGAGCCTACTAAATTAGGCTTACCTGCAGGAAGTACTATTATGGTTAAAGATGCTATCGTAGCTGTTATTGTAAAATCTGCTAATGATATGGCTTATGCCATTGCAGAACATGTAGAACATGGTAATTACAAAAAATTCATTAAAGACATGAATACTAAAGCAGTTCAATTAGGGTTAGCTAATACTCATTATGTAAATGCTAATGGTTTACATAATAATAATCAGTATACTACCGCTTATGATATGGCAAAATTAGCAAGAGCTTTAATGATTCATTATAACTCTTATTATTCATTATTCTCGGTACCTTCTTTTAGCTGGAAACGCCGTACTTATTCTAGTACCGATCATCTTTTAGAATATCACGGGGTAGATGGTATTAAAACTGGTTATACTAGAAAGTCTGGTTTTAATTTAGTTTCTTCAGCCCAAAATGATAATACTAGAATCATTGCTGTGGTTATGGGTTTTAGATCTCATCAGAGTCGTGATGAATATATGAAAACCTTAATTGATCAATCTTTAATTTTAGCTTATAACAACCGTAAGTTTTCGGTACCATATGCAGTAAAACCAACTTTCTTAAAAAATACTAATGGGGAAAGTTTAGCTTACGTAAGCCATACTAAAACTCCTAATCAGGAAATTAGTACTATTAACTACGATTCTAATAACTTATACGCCATTGAAAAAGTTTCACAAGTTATTAAACTTACTAACAGTGATAAAGTAGCTATTTCACCTTATGTGAAGAGTTCTTCTAGAAAACATACATATCATCAAAAAGGTAGATATCAAGTTCAAGTTGGAGCTTTCTCTTCTTACCATAGTGCTTTAAGTACAGCTTATAATACCTTATTAATTAAAGGCACTAATAAACTACATTTAGCTAAGAAAAATGTTCTAGTAAATAAAAAGAATAGCTATTATGTGGCTCGTTTTGGTAAGTTAACTAAAAGTCAGGCTAATCAAACTTGTAAAGTCCTCCATAATAAGGGAAAAGATTGCCTAGTAGTTATGGTTTAA